CGCTCAAGATGTAACGTGAGCTTATTTATCATCTCATCCTGGATGATGACAAAAGTTTAACacagaaaaagaatgaatggaCATAAAGTCAAAGTTTTAGGAAGATAAATGTTTAATCCTGCTGTTAAACTGTATCACTATAAGGTACAAAGGCAACGTACAAGTATCTGTTAAGGCACCTGTTCTAATATAttgtggtttctatagtaagGACTACTCTAAGTGAAACAGCATTCCTTCACTTGGAAGGATCATATAGCTTATGGCTTGGTCATATTTACCTGTTTATCCAGGAATTCCTTTTCACATAAGACTACGCCAGTGTAGTCTAATTCTTTGACCTTCTCAATGGTCTGTCCATTCTGGTCAATAATCGACCAGACGAAAAGGCAGCCGTCCTTAGAGGCAGTCAGCAGGTACTGATCACCAGGTGTGACGACCATCTACacaaacaataaagaaaaaatattgaattggatggaaaatttcattcaagcaCCAAGAACAGATATAACCATCATTAGCTGAATAAATCACTCAGTGTTCTTCCTTGGCCGTTATTTTCTGGTATCAGGATGCTTATTTGGTCAGTGTCTCCTACAATTTCTATCATCATTATCGACAGTACACACATCAAACTATTTCAGTTTTCATTATCATGGCATATCATCATTCCTAAGACACACACGTACTTTGGTGATGGGACCAGAATGGGCCTGATATTCTTTCCAGGTCTTCTCTTTATCAAAAGGGTAATCGATGACCCTGACAGTACCAGCTGAGGTGCCAATGAAGACTGTTCTGCCCGAACGAGTCATGGAGACAGCCGTGTATTCCCCACCATCTGAGGCCATTTCATATAGGAcctaaatgcaaacaaaaacacaagcaaatcaagtgaattttattattctgtCCATACACATATAGAGGGAGAAACACGGCTTCAGGATCACAGTGTGAAAACCATGATAAGAGCATGGTGATAAAAAATCCTGCTATGGGATAGTGTCCACTGTTAAAGGTGCtatataactaaaataaaattttattttagatatagagtttacacagagtttCTATGTTTTGCAGTTGAACTGCTGTGATTGTAATTTTATCTAAACAATcatatgatgtgtttttttggACTTGCCCCTTCATCACTGATCTCCTGAAGATGGCTGCGGCCTACGGCGAGGACGCTCCCGGTGTTAGGCGAGAATGCCACATCTGCGAAGCAAGACGCTGTCTCGTTCCTAATCACCGCATTGCCGGTCAGAACGTCCCACACAAATACAGTGTCGTCCATCCCACATGACACCAAGCGACGGTCATCGTCACTCCACTTCAAAGACTGCACCTGAAGGGTCAGAACAGGGAATTGAGGTCACTGATATTTATTAACAGTCTTCATTATGGttcagtgattaaaaaaaatattaaatctgtGATCAAAATGTTTATGAAACACTATTTATACTGACTTGCTGATGATGACCGCTCAGGTCCAGTTTTTTCTGTGTTCTGATGTCATAAACGTGGATCATTTTTCCAATGATGGCGGCGAACTTGTTACCATTGTggttgaacacacactgtagacacacacatgctttattTGACTCACTACTTCTACACACAGTTtctggaaaaacacacagatttcaaatataaaaaaaacattataacacTGAGGTCAGGTCAGTTAGAACCCACCTCGGTGCAGTTGCTTATGGGGAACGTCTGGGCAGTGTGCAGGTCGTCATAATAAATTTTCATGAGGTGGACTTCTGTGGAGAAGCCCACCAGGACGAAAAGGCCGTTCGGGTGAATCGAGACGCTGAGCGGCTCTTCCTCAAACTGCTTGAACTGCACCAGAGACCTGCAGAAAAAGTCCATACAGTCAGAAATCTTTCACACAGTAAATAAGCCCTATGGATATTTTGATAGCCGCATCTGATGACGATCAGTATTCTGATTGATTGAGTATCAAGTACTGATTGAGTATTGAGGAGTACCAAACATTTTTACTAACAAACATGATTTTTTCTCCTACTTTTTATGGTAGTTCCAGATGTGTACGGTGCGGTCATTGGAGCAGGTGGCCATGAGGGGTTTCGTCGCACATACGGACAGACCTGTGATGCTCCCCGAGTGAAAAGACTGAGACAGGTGCATGAACTGGGTCTTCTTATTCTGAAAAAGGAAGCAATGGAGAAGCAGAAGTCAGTCAATTTTTTAGTGAAAGGCTTTCCTTATTACTGTACATTACTGTTTGTTGCTCTGTTACCTTAATAAGCTCCTCTGAATTGAGGCTGATGTGGTAGAGCTGGCCTTGGTCTGTGCTAATGGCCAGCGCCTCCTCTGATGGACTAATGCACATCGAGGTAATCGCCTGAAGTGGCTTGTTGCTGCATGGGTCCACAGGAATCTGCAGAACAGAGGAAAACAGCTCTTAGTGCTTATACCCACTGGTGCTCAGCCTCACAACGGGTACAGAGTGTCAGAATAACATCCTGTAGAACTGTACTTTAGAGCATACACCACATGCTTTAACACTACTAGTATATCAGATATTGTGATTATACAAGTTCATCTCTATACCCCTCTCTGCTCGTTTTAGAGCTGAGTTGAAATAACCATTTGAATCACACAAAATGAATTATGGCTAAGGTTTAGGCAAGTCCTAAAGATGGCTGCTGTTTCAAATCCCAGCATTGCCAGAGAGCCACTGGTGGGatcttgagcaagacccttaccCATAAACTTTCACATTTACCTCACCTGTGAGTTGTGTAGCATAAAAGCTTCTGCAGAATGTTAAATATCAATTACTCACTCTTAATGTCACTGTCTTCCTGTAGTTGTCTTTATCCGGGATCTTCTCATACAGGCTAACTACTCCCAGCCCATCTGAACAGATGAAGCCGTCAGAGTAGGGCAAGATGGCAGTGATAGCTGTCTGTGGTATAGCTGTCGGAGATGAAGATGAATCCGTTTGTCTGTCAAGGGAGAGAATGTAGATCATCATGATTTggtaaaaatacaataaaaatgatacCGTATTTTATTATAAGCAGTAGGAGGATACAAGCGTTACAAAGATAAAAACAGATCTTCAGAACAAGGAAAAGGTGTTGAGAGGATctttgcatctctctctccctctgtgctGTTACCTCTCACATGCTTTCCCCATCCTTTGCAGGCGTTTGGATTTCAAAATTAGCAGTTGCCCTGCCTCAGTTCCTGCAATAATGGAGTCGCTAGACATCCACGTGTGGCACAGGATGTTCATCTTCTCCACCTTATATGAGTCCGCCATTTTCAGGGCGCCCCTCCTGAATTCATAGATCCTGAAAACTCCCTTTCCGGTGACGCAAACCTGTTTCATATCCTGGGGGTTAAAGCTGACCTGGGATTGAGAAAAGAGAACACTCAGTGTTGAGGTTTGACCAGATGATATAGCAGATTCATGACCATGATCTAAGCCTTTTCCTTTCCTGTATGCACCAGCAATTGGATCAATGAAAcgtctcatttttattttctgccaGTTGTATCCATGTTTTTAATGGAAAAGCATCTTTGGTATTACAAAGTTCACTTGTCTTCACTCACAACTGCAAGACCTTCAAAATTTCTACCTGAATGATATCGCCTGGTGTCTTGATCTGCACAGACGCGATGAGCTCCTTTTTCTTCCACTGCCAGCAGTAGAGGGTCCATGAGGGTCCCCCAGCCTGGCCTAGCAGGTACTCCGAGTCAGCCGAAAATGCCATGCAGACAAACTCCTGCACGCCATAGTCGCTGCCCTTCAGAACTTTTTTCTTGGAGTGTTTCTTGTCCTTCAGGTCAAGGATGGTAATGGAGGCCCATTTACCACACTCCGACACGGCCAGGTAGCGCCGATCAGGGCTAAAAGCCAGGGCCCGCAAGCTCTTGCTTTTCGCTGCACCTGTGGAGTAACATTTGATTAGGAGGACTgaatgattttaattaaaacagattCAAAGACTACTTCAACTACAAATAAGGATGATTTAAGACCTAACAGAGTCATTACAGTAAAATGGTAATTTGTTCCCTAACTGAAATGCATTTCCTTTTGATTTTGTACAAAGTCTATGCAACAGTTAGACCCCAAACGTACATAACTGTATGTTTGAGGGTAAATTTACACTGTACTTTAGGGAAGAGGTATGTCTCTTTGTGGTACCAGTTTTTCTGTCAGTGCTTAGGTTGTTTTTAAAAAGGtacaacaggaagtgaagctCTCAGCAGACTTACTGTAAAGAAACTCTTGGTGTTGCTGAGGGATGTTGTAACTGACACAATGGTTTCCACCTGGAAAAATCAGAGTTTCCTCATCCTGAAACAGCAGGTTGTTTCTTACGCCTTTGCTCACACCTAAAACGTGGCAAGGCTTAATGCCTTGTAAGCTTCTTTTagaagtcattttattttttgtgaaattGCTCTGAAATGAGAAAAACATGGCATTCATTAGTTGAAAATGATACTGCACTGGTTCCACATGGCATTGTGAAGGTAAACAGTGAATAGCTTATGAAACACAGTGTATAGCTTATGAAAAGGTTATAACTAAAAGTAGTTGACGATTCTTTATTCAGAAATGTTGGGAATCGAGGAATCAAACGATGAGCCGATTCCATACAATACGATTCATTTGTGCTCCTAAGGGGTTCATTTTCATACACTGATTTCACAAAGATGACACAAAGCCttacagatttaaaataaaaccccagaaAACAAACTTATTACTCCTtgtgtaatgaaaaaaaaaaaccccgaaatGTCCTGTAAGGAAATCCGTCTAAACACAGCAGGGGACAGAGCGCGCGCTACGGCGACAGAAAAGCACATAACTTCACATAAACacggtttaaaaaaatacacaaagcaaTTCAGTTTTCTCAGACATAAGAGATTAATCAGATGAGACAATCCGCTAGGTTTGGATTACACTAAATATTTAGCCCCGTCGGAAAAAAACGGCGAGTTTTATAGCGGTCTGTATTGCTAACTTAGCGCTCTGTGACTTAGCAAGCGGTCACGCGCACACAACACAAGACGGTGAGGGTTCATTAACACGGTAATTTCTCGTTACGGAAAAAGTAGATTAAAGGAGTTAATTATCAGTTAATTATTAACGTCGATGTAAAAGATGTTCGGTTTGGAAAAACTTACCTCAATATCGCAAGAAGCCATCTTGGTAGCTCGCTTGTTTGCGCTCTTGATCATCAATGAGACTCTTCGGTTCAGAGTTGCTATGGATATGCTCAGTTCTTTTACGCAATAAAGAGGTTACGTCATCAGCAGCCGCCATTTCtttaagctttttattttaacttacgTATGAATTTTGTTCAAATAAAAATGCCTCACACTACGTGCTCATTTTTGCACAACTTTTGTCACAGCCTCTATCACTGAAACAGATGAAGTAACGTGATGCCGTCTGCCATTCAATTATAATTTTCACTTGTCAAATGTGACCAATTTGCATGGGAGCCGAAAGAGTCGGTTCGGAACCAAAACATTGTTTAGAGTAGACGGGGAGTGTCGAATTGATTTCATCCAAACaattaagttaaaaaaagtGATTTTGTCATTTATAAAGAAGATTAAATAACACTGTGTAACGCTCTGACCCAGATAAGTCGTTACTTCCAGGAAAAATGAAAGCTCGAAGGCGAAGAGTCTGTAATCCACACGTTTAA
This DNA window, taken from Hemibagrus wyckioides isolate EC202008001 linkage group LG06, SWU_Hwy_1.0, whole genome shotgun sequence, encodes the following:
- the LOC131353902 gene encoding cilia- and flagella-associated protein 57-like; the protein is MTSKRSLQGIKPCHVLGVSKGVRNNLLFQDEETLIFPGGNHCVSYNIPQQHQEFLYSAAKSKSLRALAFSPDRRYLAVSECGKWASITILDLKDKKHSKKKVLKGSDYGVQEFVCMAFSADSEYLLGQAGGPSWTLYCWQWKKKELIASVQIKTPGDIIQVSFNPQDMKQVCVTGKGVFRIYEFRRGALKMADSYKVEKMNILCHTWMSSDSIIAGTEAGQLLILKSKRLQRMGKACERQTDSSSSPTAIPQTAITAILPYSDGFICSDGLGVVSLYEKIPDKDNYRKTVTLRIPVDPCSNKPLQAITSMCISPSEEALAISTDQGQLYHISLNSEELIKNKKTQFMHLSQSFHSGSITGLSVCATKPLMATCSNDRTVHIWNYHKKSLVQFKQFEEEPLSVSIHPNGLFVLVGFSTEVHLMKIYYDDLHTAQTFPISNCTECVFNHNGNKFAAIIGKMIHVYDIRTQKKLDLSGHHQQVQSLKWSDDDRRLVSCGMDDTVFVWDVLTGNAVIRNETASCFADVAFSPNTGSVLAVGRSHLQEISDEGVLYEMASDGGEYTAVSMTRSGRTVFIGTSAGTVRVIDYPFDKEKTWKEYQAHSGPITKMVVTPGDQYLLTASKDGCLFVWSIIDQNGQTIEKVKELDYTGVVLCEKEFLDKQDEMINKLTLHLERLEVEQEIAMTMMEIDFSEKMHTVLLPFQEKITSLKEKIQKLGAVKDAEKISYMKELTKLKENFVKEMNDQMMNMDPAIHVM